The sequence TTTTAGGTTAAAAATCCTAACCCCAATTgactctcttctcctctcttctccatcGCACACGCTGTTCTCCTCTACTCTCCATCACACTTTTCACTCTTCATTTCTCCCTTCGATCGTTATCTTTCTCTGCGTCTATTGGATTCCGTAAACGATGATGTCCCCGAACAAATTCCCGACAGATCGAGGCTCTCCTCCTCAACCTCTAAGGTAAAATTGTATCTCAAGAGAAAAACCTAAAATTCTCCCCATTTCTCTAATATTTTGCTTTTGGATATGCACATTATTAAATGGTTATTTCTAATTTGTggcaatatttattattattgggtTTTATCCTGTGACAATGGAATAGGAGATTTCTGCTTTATGGTGTTTTTTAGTGCGCCAATGTTTTAGCATTTGATTGTAGTTGTTATCTTAATGTTTCAGTTGTTTTAAGAACTCGGTTGTAGCCACTGGTTCAAACTTTTTATGATGATCATTCCTACCTTACCATGCTGTCTAATATGTAATAGATTAGTTTGATTTGTGTTTGTAGTTGGCTCAATGCTAGTATGTTACTGTGACACATTGACACAGTTGACAAGATAATATTCGGAATCAGTGTGGATTGTGGACAAATTTGGTGTATCATTTACTGTAGGAAAGACATGACTATCTAGTTTTATGTGACTTATCAATTAATAATGATAATATAAGAAAGTCTTGGGTGGTCTGGTCTTGGGAGAACAAGATAGTGGATGCTAGATTAAGAAGATTATATTGGATGTTTggtagaaaaatatttaaaaatgggCGGTTCTAACTTGTAGACAAAATTAGTAAGAAGAGCTTGGATTTAGATGGTGTGTTTCAGTGTTTGTGGATATGGTTTCTGGTAAGATACAAAGATATTGTTTGATTTATGTAGTTGATGTGGTGCAGTAGGAAAAAGCTTTATTGTACTCAGGAATTTCTGAGTCTCGTGACATTCTACTATGCCATACTGATTAGTGACTGGGTTTGTTCTTAACGTGCTGATGATAATCTTCCGTTTGTAGACAAACACCATTGCAAATTATTCATGTTGCTGCAAATTTCATGAGGATATGGTCGATATACTTCATGTATCGCTACTTAACCCAAAGTGGAGCTTCGATTGTTCTTTTCTTGTTTGCCTGCATAGCTCCTGCAGCAATCCTCTTTTTGATTTTGCAAAAGCCTTGGAAGGGCAGGCCACTTTCTAATACACAGGTAAATTTAACTGTTTTCATCTTAGGGTAGAGTGCTATATACAAACCAATACATTCATATCCAAAGGTTTTAGTGATATGAACAGTCCTTGACTAGTACCATTTGTTTTTCAGGTTGTGCCATCCATAATAAATGGTGCTATAACAGCACTGTATTTTGTCTTGTGGGGAAAGGGACTGAGATCATGTGGACCAATTAGGTTGGTTTTAGTATGCTTGGAGAAAATTTTAGTTTGTAAGATTAGTGTGCCATATTATTAGTCTTTAACTATGTCTTTTTACTCATGCAGCATCTTGAATGAAATTCATTCGCATAGAACCCTGATAACTGATTTACAGTTTGTCATTGACCAATTGTTGTCAGCTGCCATCATTATATAGTTATTTCTTCATTATATTAGTATTGCGCATGTTGAGTGATGCTTGAAatcagatttttaattttttatttatgaactTAACATAGTTATTCTCTTTCTTACTAATTCAGAGCAATACTGTCTAAGTATTCTGGTGCTGTCCTTGGGGTACTATCTGCACTGTTATATGGGAGGAAAAGCAATTTGTGGAAAAAGGTGAAACTTTCAGATTGTAACATTCATAGATATATCATACAAATGTGGTCTCATGATGCTTCCAAATGATCGTGGGTTGTTGGAGTTCCCAGCTGCGTTGCTAGCGCTAGCCATAACGTGTGGTTTTCAAAGATGAAGAAGACACTGAAGACTCACCTCTGGTGCGACGGAGAGTAGAGGAGAACAGCGTGTGCCatggagaagaaaggagaagagagtcaattgggggttagggtttttaacctaaaattagggaccaaattgagtccAAAATGTTTACTGTGCCACGTCAGCTAGCCGTTGCGCTGCTAACGTGTCACCAACGACGCCAGGTCAGCTTTCCAGTTGTGCCAGCTGGACGAAATTCACCAGAAGGACCACTATAAGTACCAGAGATCAACTTCAGGGACAATTACGACTAATTTTTAACTTCAGAGACTATTTTGATGCTTACCTCTTTAtcttgagccaaaaacactcgcgacttgcatcacatatcgctagtatttcagcatgattagaggaggttgctgttATCGTCTGTTTCATGGACCTCCATGACACCATATGTAGAtagatatcctgtttgagatatccctttgtgtggatcagacaagtatcctgtATCTgtatagccaactagttgtgacttggatttatatggataaaacaatcccatatcaactgttccatgaagatatcgaaagatttattTAATTCCATTCCAATATCTTCTAGTTGGAGGGAAACTATAACTTGCTAATAAATTCACCgcaaatgatatgtcaggtcgtgtattattagcaagatacattagcgctccaatggcactaagatatggtacttcacgaccaaggatatcttcattttcttccttaggacgaaattgatccttttccacatccaaagatcttacgatcattggggtacttaatggatgcgatttatccatataaaatctcttcaagatcttttctatgtatgttgtttgatgaataaagatccaattttttgtatgctcgatctgcaggccgagacaaaatttagtctttccaagatctttcatcttgaactcttcttttagagttttttataATG is a genomic window of Arachis ipaensis cultivar K30076 chromosome B06, Araip1.1, whole genome shotgun sequence containing:
- the LOC107647205 gene encoding uncharacterized protein LOC107647205 — its product is MMSPNKFPTDRGSPPQPLRQTPLQIIHVAANFMRIWSIYFMYRYLTQSGASIVLFLFACIAPAAILFLILQKPWKGRPLSNTQVVPSIINGAITALYFVLWGKGLRSCGPIRAILSKYSGAVLGVLSALLYGRKSNLWKKIDILIMGLKYYLSQQTGCIMLSVASAFAEKKDVWRAFINMHQQLLFSLSQQPATTASAVAELFLSARGCLAASSDKQRVSLKLFAVHSLLLHVVAFTLADRSSWPSSLHRLRLLRCGLADRSAVSWIPPSSSSSSS